The segment GTGTGGGAGGCGACGCGCTTGCCGGCGGCGTGGGCGACCTCCACCACCGCCTGCACCTCCGCGTCCGTCATCTGCTTGTGCGCCGGCAGCTCGCGCGGTGTCCCGATCCCGCCGGTCAGGCAGATCTTGATCAGGTCGGCGCCAGCCCGCAGCTGCTCCCGAGCCAGCCGTCGGAAGGCATCGGGCCCGTCGCCCTCCAGGGTCCCGACGGAGTTGTGTCCGTGGCCTCCCGTCGCGATCAGGGCGTGCCCGGCACAGGTGAGGCGCGGGCCCGGCAGCAGGCCGCGGTTGATGGCCTCGCGCACCTCGATGTCGGTGAAGGAGGGCTCCCCGACGACGCGCAGGCTGGTCGTGCCCGTGAGGATCGCCTCCAGGGCGCGCCGGTAGTTGAGCAGCACCCGGTACCCGGGGGAGAACGGATCGGTCCGCCGCTCGGGGAAGGGCAGCCGCAGGCCCAGGTGGACGTGCACGTTGAACAGGCCGGGCAGCACGGTGTGGCCGGCGAGGTCGACCACCCGGTCCTCCGGGCGGACCGCCGGCCGCTCCGGATCCGCCGCCGGACCGCACCAGAGGAGGCGCTCGCCCTCCACCATCACCATGGCGTCCTCCACCGCCGGGCGCCCCGTGCCGTCGATCAACCGCGTGCGCGTCAGGACCGTCCGCATGGCCCCTCCCGTCCTCACTCCTGCTGGAGCCCGTCGCCGAGCAGGTTGGCGCCGATCACCAGGACCGCGATGGCCAGCCCCGGGAAGACCGTCGTCCACCAGGCAATGCCCTGGGCGGCCCGCCCCTCGCTCACCATGCTGCCCCAGGCGGGGGTGGGCGGCTGCACCCCCAGGCCCAGGTAGCTGAGCGCCGCTTCCGCCAGGATGACGCTCGACATATTCACCGCGCCCACCACCAGCAGCGGGGGCAGGATGGACGGGAGGACGTGCCGCAGCAGCACCCGGACTTCGGAGGCCCCCACCGCGCGCGCCGCCAGCACGAACTCCCGCTCCCTGACCGACAGCGTATTGGCGCGGGCGATCCGTGCGTACTGCACCCAGCTCACGAAGGCCAGCACGCCGATCAGCTTGGCCAGGCTCTGCCCCAGGGCGGCCATGATGGCGATGGCCAGGAACACCGGCGGGAAGGAGAGCTGGATGTCGATCAGACGGCTGACGGCCCGATCCACGCCACGCCCGAAGTACCCGGCGGCCAGCCCCAGCATCGTCCCCAGCCCTCCGCCCAGGAGGACGGAGAGCACCGCCACCGCGGTGGAGACCCGCGCGCCCACCATCAGCCGCGAGAGCAGGTCACGGCCCAGGCGGTCGGTCCCCAGCGGGTGGGACCAGTCCCCGCTGCGCCACACCGGGGGCTGCAGCGCCTTGAGCAGGTCCTGGTCGGCGGGGCCGTGCGGGCTGATCCAGGGCGCGAGGACGGCCACGAGCACCACCGCCCCCACGATGACCGCGCCGGCGTAGAACTGCGGCGGGCGGCGGCGCCCCCGCGCCCGGGGCGCCTGGCGGCCCGCGGGGAGGGCAGTGGGGCGGGCCAGGCGGACGTCAGCGGCCATGGTCGTATCGGATGCGCGGGTCGATGAAGAGGTACAGCAGGTCCACGATCAGGTTGATCAGCACAAAGGCCGTCCCCACGACGAGCACCACCGCGCGGACGAGCGGCAGGTCGCGTGTCTGGATG is part of the Armatimonadota bacterium genome and harbors:
- a CDS encoding amidohydrolase family protein, translating into MRTVLTRTRLIDGTGRPAVEDAMVMVEGERLLWCGPAADPERPAVRPEDRVVDLAGHTVLPGLFNVHVHLGLRLPFPERRTDPFSPGYRVLLNYRRALEAILTGTTSLRVVGEPSFTDIEVREAINRGLLPGPRLTCAGHALIATGGHGHNSVGTLEGDGPDAFRRLAREQLRAGADLIKICLTGGIGTPRELPAHKQMTDAEVQAVVEVAHAAGKRVASHTGGDGAVRDAVRLGVDCIEHGYSFSAETAAMMAEAGTFLVPTLCVTQELDYLRRHGVQEWMLAKAQMAAEEHRASIQRAVAHGVTLCCGTDLLPSDPVDGTVATIREVELLVTCGLSPLTAIRAATLDAARLCGTDREVGSLTAGKLADLIAVAGQPDRQIRDLRAVRLVMKGGVVFRSDLAELPDPGLRALGVSLAGGTFARLW
- a CDS encoding ABC transporter permease, which encodes MAADVRLARPTALPAGRQAPRARGRRRPPQFYAGAVIVGAVVLVAVLAPWISPHGPADQDLLKALQPPVWRSGDWSHPLGTDRLGRDLLSRLMVGARVSTAVAVLSVLLGGGLGTMLGLAAGYFGRGVDRAVSRLIDIQLSFPPVFLAIAIMAALGQSLAKLIGVLAFVSWVQYARIARANTLSVREREFVLAARAVGASEVRVLLRHVLPSILPPLLVVGAVNMSSVILAEAALSYLGLGVQPPTPAWGSMVSEGRAAQGIAWWTTVFPGLAIAVLVIGANLLGDGLQQE